The following are from one region of the Pseudodesulfovibrio piezophilus C1TLV30 genome:
- a CDS encoding tyrosine-type recombinase/integrase produces MSPRNDNHPPKGSSITVEPIRSLKAISAIKAMLHDKPRDLLLFVMATNNGIRCGDLLRLKVGDLRGKSVDDTIAVKESKTGKANVLAVNDSVHSALTRFLASGSFCDDAYLFRSQKGDNKPLTIQSVNRMVKAWCREAGLDGNYGAHSLRKTFGYVQRVHFGVGFEVLCKRFNHASPAVTMRYLGISDTEVVSILKNSI; encoded by the coding sequence ATGAGCCCTAGAAACGACAATCATCCACCCAAGGGAAGTTCCATCACAGTGGAGCCCATCCGCTCCCTGAAAGCGATCTCGGCCATCAAAGCGATGCTCCACGACAAGCCGCGTGACCTTTTGCTCTTCGTCATGGCGACCAACAACGGCATCCGATGCGGAGACCTCCTGCGGCTCAAGGTCGGCGACCTGCGCGGCAAGAGCGTCGACGACACCATCGCCGTGAAGGAGTCCAAGACGGGCAAGGCCAACGTCCTTGCGGTCAACGATTCAGTCCACTCAGCACTGACGCGGTTCCTCGCGTCAGGCTCGTTCTGCGACGACGCATACTTGTTCCGATCCCAGAAAGGAGACAACAAGCCGCTCACGATCCAGTCCGTCAACCGCATGGTGAAGGCGTGGTGCCGCGAGGCTGGCCTCGACGGCAACTACGGAGCCCACAGCCTGCGAAAGACGTTCGGCTACGTGCAGCGCGTTCACTTCGGCGTCGGCTTCGAGGTGCTGTGCAAGAGGTTCAACCACGCCTCGCCAGCCGTCACCATGCGCTACCTCGGCATCAGCGACACGGAAGTGGTCAGCATCCTGAAAAATTCGATCTAA
- a CDS encoding tyrosine-type recombinase/integrase: MSVGVTKDGRWYAQYRVAHRKSPKKEYFGKGTEAKKAAHERNAEINLMKKRGEEIRAGHIYLDELGQIYLDHEKARGRERKFLKEMANRLNKSYLPALNHAPIHKLKAEDFNVLALEYADLSPSSFNRYITYLNIMFNFGVEFEYIEKNPMAAWRKRVMKREKPRDLNIDAEDIKAIQDHSPLHVYKAIKLILNTGCRPGKSELLKIKYSDVDFHNKRVRIRGSKTARSDHYVPLRDEFLEEIKGWQATAECDHIVEYRGKPVKSYTKAFRTAVKKSDIGKEVTPYKLRHFFASSLIANKADIKAVASLMGHSGPAMLFKVYYHLIGDGEKEAIEKLSDV, from the coding sequence ATGTCAGTCGGAGTCACCAAGGACGGACGCTGGTACGCCCAGTACCGCGTCGCCCACCGCAAGAGCCCGAAGAAGGAATACTTCGGCAAAGGGACCGAGGCCAAGAAGGCGGCCCACGAGCGTAACGCAGAGATCAACCTGATGAAGAAACGCGGCGAGGAGATCAGGGCGGGACACATCTACCTCGACGAGCTCGGCCAAATATATCTCGACCACGAGAAGGCCCGTGGCCGCGAACGGAAGTTCCTCAAGGAGATGGCGAACAGGCTGAACAAGTCCTACCTGCCAGCCCTCAACCACGCGCCGATCCACAAGCTCAAGGCCGAGGACTTCAACGTGCTGGCACTTGAGTACGCCGACCTGTCGCCCAGTTCGTTTAACCGCTACATCACGTACCTCAACATCATGTTCAACTTCGGCGTGGAGTTCGAGTACATCGAAAAGAACCCGATGGCGGCTTGGCGAAAGCGCGTGATGAAGCGAGAGAAGCCCCGTGACCTGAACATCGACGCGGAAGACATCAAAGCCATCCAGGATCACTCGCCGCTCCACGTTTACAAAGCGATCAAGCTGATCCTGAACACAGGCTGCCGCCCCGGCAAGAGTGAGCTGCTCAAGATCAAGTACAGCGACGTGGACTTCCACAACAAGCGCGTAAGGATTCGCGGCTCCAAGACGGCCAGGAGCGACCATTACGTCCCCCTGCGCGACGAGTTCCTTGAGGAAATCAAGGGCTGGCAGGCCACGGCGGAGTGCGACCACATCGTCGAGTACAGAGGCAAGCCCGTGAAGAGCTACACCAAGGCGTTCAGGACCGCCGTGAAGAAGTCCGACATCGGCAAGGAGGTGACCCCCTACAAGCTCCGTCACTTCTTCGCCTCCAGCCTGATCGCCAACAAGGCCGACATCAAGGCTGTCGCCTCCCTCATGGGCCACTCCGGCCCGGCGATGCTGTTCAAGGTGTACTACCACCTGATCGGCGACGGCGAGAAAGAAGCAATCGAAAAGCTGTCTGACGTCTAA
- a CDS encoding flavodoxin family protein, translating into MKVLLVNGSPHPRGCTYTALKIVEEALNNEGIETEIFQVGIKPMTGCIACMKCAEDGKCVFKDKVNEFAELAKDADGFVFGSPVHYAAASGSMTSFMDRLFYSTYVSGQRLFRLKPGAAIASARRAGTTATLDQLNKYMTWGEMPVVSSQYWNMVHGRTPEDVMKDEEGVQIMRVLGKNMAWVLKCKEAGLKAGIALPEEEARSLTDFIR; encoded by the coding sequence ATGAAAGTTCTATTGGTTAACGGCAGCCCGCACCCGAGGGGCTGCACCTATACCGCCCTGAAAATCGTGGAGGAAGCCTTGAACAATGAAGGCATCGAGACCGAGATTTTTCAGGTTGGCATCAAGCCCATGACCGGGTGCATCGCGTGTATGAAATGCGCCGAGGACGGCAAGTGCGTGTTCAAGGACAAGGTCAACGAGTTCGCGGAGCTCGCCAAGGACGCAGACGGTTTCGTTTTCGGCTCGCCCGTCCATTACGCTGCCGCCTCCGGCTCGATGACGTCATTCATGGACAGGCTGTTCTATTCCACCTATGTCTCCGGCCAAAGGCTTTTCCGGCTCAAGCCCGGCGCGGCCATCGCCTCTGCCAGAAGGGCAGGCACCACCGCGACCCTTGATCAGCTGAATAAATACATGACTTGGGGTGAAATGCCCGTGGTCTCGTCCCAATACTGGAACATGGTTCATGGTCGCACGCCGGAGGACGTTATGAAGGACGAGGAAGGCGTGCAAATCATGCGTGTGCTCGGCAAGAACATGGCCTGGGTGCTCAAATGCAAGGAAGCGGGTCTGAAAGCGGGCATCGCCTTACCTGAAGAAGAAGCACGGTCCCTAACCGACTTCATCCGTTAA
- a CDS encoding alpha/beta hydrolase translates to MRTAQRLLRRVVSLAVVLFCCLAASVAASENYVPTFKRIKAGDSVAVVLNHPAFKGFSQFLLPGEMRRIDNRMGLGDIDYLLPYHSHIRVETTVTVLNHLIDEVAAGVPVFHAFYTDAQKAADPTKANTGLFFFKGKPGEPFAIVCPGGGFSYVGSIHEGIPHALELSKRGYNAFVIQYRVGSGQRATEDLAAAMSYVFRNAATLEIGTDSYSLWGGSAGARMVAYMGSHGAAAFGGDDLPQPAAIIMAYTGHSELTRTDPPTFVMVSDDDPIVSVSVVERRVQAMQNAGIDVEYHMYHGAGHGFGLGIGTDAEGWVRDATIFWEKHIKPQP, encoded by the coding sequence ATGCGCACCGCGCAACGGTTGCTGAGACGGGTGGTCTCACTGGCGGTGGTTCTCTTCTGCTGCCTCGCGGCCTCCGTCGCCGCATCGGAGAATTACGTGCCGACATTCAAACGCATCAAGGCCGGGGATTCCGTGGCCGTCGTCCTGAACCATCCGGCGTTCAAGGGATTCTCACAATTTCTCCTGCCCGGCGAAATGCGCCGGATCGATAACCGGATGGGGCTGGGCGATATCGACTACCTGCTGCCGTACCACAGTCATATCCGGGTGGAGACGACGGTGACGGTGCTGAATCATCTGATCGACGAAGTCGCGGCGGGTGTTCCCGTGTTCCACGCCTTCTACACGGATGCGCAGAAGGCGGCTGATCCTACAAAGGCGAATACCGGGCTGTTCTTCTTCAAGGGAAAGCCCGGCGAGCCCTTTGCCATCGTCTGTCCTGGCGGCGGATTCTCCTATGTGGGCTCCATCCATGAGGGAATCCCCCACGCGCTAGAACTGAGCAAACGGGGCTACAACGCCTTCGTCATCCAGTACCGCGTGGGCAGCGGTCAGCGTGCCACCGAAGACCTTGCGGCGGCCATGTCATACGTCTTCAGGAACGCAGCCACCCTTGAGATCGGCACCGACAGCTATTCGTTGTGGGGCGGCTCGGCCGGAGCGAGAATGGTCGCGTACATGGGATCGCACGGCGCAGCCGCTTTCGGCGGTGACGACCTACCGCAGCCCGCAGCCATCATCATGGCCTACACCGGGCATTCCGAGCTCACCAGGACCGACCCGCCCACCTTCGTCATGGTCAGCGACGATGATCCCATCGTCAGCGTATCCGTGGTGGAGCGCCGGGTGCAGGCCATGCAGAACGCGGGAATCGACGTGGAATACCACATGTATCATGGTGCGGGCCACGGATTCGGCCTGGGCATCGGCACCGACGCTGAGGGGTGGGTCCGAGACGCTACCATATTCTGGGAAAAACATATTAAGCCACAGCCATAA
- a CDS encoding aldo/keto reductase, translating into MQKRYLGTSGLEVSALGLGCMGMSHGYGPAADKQEMIALIRAAVEKGVTFFDTAEVYGPYVNEELVGEALAPFKGEVVIATKFGIKIVDWKQALDSKPESIRNAVEGSLKRLRVEALDLYYLHRIDPEVTIEDVAGTMKELVDQGKVKHWGLSEAGVETIRRAHAVLPVTAIQSEYSMMWRQPEEDLLPVLEELGIGFVPFSPLGKGFLTGRFDKTATFGKDDFRSLVPRFSAENLDANQVLVDLVKSIAADKAVTPAQIALAWVLAQKPWIAPIPGTTKMHRMEENVGAAYVELTAADLADLNEALARIEVSGDRYPAEYAKRVGK; encoded by the coding sequence ATGCAGAAAAGATACTTAGGTACAAGCGGACTGGAAGTCTCAGCTCTTGGCCTCGGATGTATGGGCATGAGCCATGGCTACGGCCCGGCGGCTGACAAACAGGAAATGATCGCCCTGATCCGGGCTGCCGTAGAAAAAGGCGTTACTTTCTTTGACACGGCTGAGGTCTACGGCCCCTATGTAAACGAGGAACTGGTGGGTGAGGCCTTGGCTCCCTTCAAGGGGGAGGTGGTCATCGCCACCAAGTTCGGGATCAAGATTGTAGATTGGAAGCAGGCTTTGGACAGCAAGCCCGAATCCATCCGAAATGCAGTGGAAGGATCGCTCAAGCGTTTGCGCGTGGAAGCTCTGGACCTCTACTACCTGCACCGCATAGATCCCGAGGTGACCATTGAGGATGTTGCCGGAACGATGAAGGAGTTGGTAGATCAGGGCAAGGTCAAGCACTGGGGCCTGTCCGAGGCTGGTGTCGAGACCATCCGCCGCGCCCATGCCGTGTTGCCTGTCACCGCCATCCAGAGCGAGTACTCCATGATGTGGCGACAGCCTGAAGAGGATTTGCTGCCGGTACTGGAAGAACTCGGCATCGGATTTGTTCCGTTCAGTCCGCTTGGCAAGGGGTTCCTTACTGGCCGTTTCGATAAGACCGCTACTTTCGGCAAGGACGATTTCCGCAGCCTTGTACCTCGTTTTTCGGCGGAAAATCTGGATGCAAACCAAGTGTTGGTCGATTTGGTAAAGAGTATCGCGGCGGACAAGGCGGTTACTCCGGCGCAGATCGCGCTAGCTTGGGTGTTGGCTCAGAAACCCTGGATAGCGCCCATTCCCGGCACCACCAAAATGCACCGCATGGAGGAAAACGTGGGTGCGGCGTACGTCGAGCTGACCGCTGCCGATCTGGCCGATCTGAATGAGGCCCTGGCCCGCATTGAGGTCTCAGGAGATCGGTACCCGGCGGAATACGCCAAGCGCGTGGGCAAGTAG
- a CDS encoding alpha/beta hydrolase: protein MQKVFRLPLLLLFAAMFLMTACSTAAVNGGRGALTLKDQGSFAVGGEVITAPGTYTPYTTAPEGQTYHGDHAYVFYQIPENARKLPMVMWHGFGQFSKTWESTPDGREGYQNIFLRRGFGVYVLDQPRRGNSGRTIEAAPISTAPNEQFWFNMFRVGVWPDFYPGVQFAQTPEAIDQYFRQMTPDTGPIDINVNSDAVDALFNKIGDGILITHSHSGGMGWETVLKSPKIRAVASYEPGSNFIFPEGEVPEPVKSEFGDLKPASVPLSEFMKLTRIPIVIYYGDNIPDEPSKDLGKDQWRIRLIMARKWAEAVNRHGGDATVVHLPEVGVYGNTHFPFSDTNNLEVADLLSAWLHEKGLD, encoded by the coding sequence ATGCAGAAAGTATTTCGTTTACCGCTGTTGCTGCTTTTCGCGGCAATGTTCCTCATGACCGCGTGTTCCACGGCCGCCGTCAACGGCGGTCGTGGAGCCCTGACCCTCAAGGACCAGGGCAGTTTCGCTGTCGGCGGAGAGGTTATCACCGCTCCCGGCACGTATACCCCGTACACTACCGCGCCTGAGGGGCAGACCTACCATGGCGACCATGCCTACGTTTTCTATCAGATTCCGGAGAACGCCCGGAAGCTCCCCATGGTCATGTGGCACGGCTTTGGCCAGTTCTCCAAGACCTGGGAAAGCACTCCGGATGGTCGCGAGGGATATCAGAACATCTTCCTGCGCCGTGGTTTCGGCGTGTACGTGTTGGATCAGCCGCGACGCGGCAATTCCGGACGCACCATCGAAGCTGCGCCCATCTCGACCGCTCCCAACGAGCAGTTCTGGTTCAATATGTTCCGCGTAGGTGTGTGGCCTGACTTCTACCCGGGCGTGCAGTTCGCGCAGACGCCCGAGGCGATCGACCAGTACTTCCGCCAGATGACGCCCGACACCGGCCCCATCGACATCAACGTCAACTCGGATGCGGTGGACGCCCTGTTCAATAAGATCGGCGACGGCATCCTGATCACCCATTCGCACAGCGGCGGCATGGGCTGGGAAACCGTCCTCAAGAGCCCCAAGATTCGTGCGGTGGCTTCCTATGAGCCGGGCAGTAACTTCATCTTCCCGGAAGGCGAAGTGCCTGAACCCGTCAAGAGCGAGTTCGGCGACCTCAAGCCCGCGAGCGTTCCCCTGTCAGAGTTCATGAAACTGACAAGAATCCCCATCGTTATCTACTATGGCGACAATATCCCGGATGAGCCGTCCAAGGATTTGGGCAAGGACCAGTGGCGTATACGCCTCATCATGGCCCGTAAGTGGGCAGAGGCGGTGAACAGGCACGGCGGCGACGCGACCGTGGTGCACCTGCCCGAGGTCGGCGTGTACGGCAACACCCACTTCCCGTTCTCGGATACAAACAATCTGGAAGTGGCCGATCTGCTGTCCGCATGGTTGCACGAAAAGGGACTGGATTAA
- a CDS encoding aldo/keto reductase, which yields MQTVTLNNGLEMPILGFGVFQITDPEECERAVSQALETGYRLIDTAASYLNETAVGKGIIGSGVAREDIFLTTKLWLEDAGYEKTLKAFDKSLAKLQTDYLDLYLIHQPYGDVYGAWRAMEKLYRDGRVKAIGVCNFHPDRLMDLMIHNEIAPAINQIETHPFCQQIETQKFLQENNVQVQSWGPFAEGRNGLFSNEVLQAIGDKYGKSVAQVVLRWLIQCGVVVIPKSVRQERMKENFDVFGFKLADADMARIAELDMGVSSFFDHRDPAIVKWLGKRKLEL from the coding sequence ATGCAAACAGTCACTTTGAACAATGGCTTGGAGATGCCCATATTGGGATTCGGCGTGTTTCAGATAACCGACCCCGAAGAATGCGAACGGGCCGTGTCACAGGCTCTGGAAACGGGCTACCGCCTGATCGATACTGCCGCTTCCTATTTGAATGAAACTGCCGTGGGAAAGGGCATTATCGGGAGCGGAGTGGCGCGGGAAGACATCTTCCTTACCACTAAGCTGTGGCTGGAGGATGCCGGGTATGAAAAGACCCTGAAGGCGTTCGACAAGTCGCTTGCCAAGTTGCAAACGGACTATCTCGATCTGTATCTGATCCACCAGCCGTACGGCGATGTGTATGGCGCTTGGCGGGCGATGGAAAAGCTGTATCGTGATGGTCGGGTCAAGGCCATCGGCGTGTGCAATTTCCACCCTGACCGACTCATGGACCTCATGATCCACAATGAAATCGCTCCCGCCATCAACCAGATCGAAACCCACCCATTCTGCCAGCAGATCGAGACCCAGAAGTTTCTTCAGGAGAATAACGTCCAGGTTCAGTCCTGGGGTCCGTTCGCCGAAGGCAGAAACGGCCTCTTTTCCAATGAGGTCCTGCAAGCCATCGGCGACAAGTACGGCAAGAGCGTGGCCCAGGTAGTGCTTCGCTGGCTGATCCAGTGCGGCGTCGTGGTCATTCCCAAGTCCGTCCGTCAGGAAAGGATGAAGGAGAACTTCGATGTTTTCGGGTTCAAGCTTGCTGACGCGGACATGGCCCGTATCGCTGAATTGGATATGGGCGTGAGCAGCTTCTTCGACCACCGCGATCCGGCGATCGTTAAGTGGCTCGGTAAAAGGAAGCTGGAACTCTAA
- a CDS encoding AraC family transcriptional regulator produces the protein MSKNSRNDISTARSALAQQIVRLTEKQNRLESDIPGLLLFRYEAPTEPISAMYEPSICLVVQGAKRVRLGEEEYVYDANQYLITSVGLPVVASIIMASEEEPLLGLVFKLDLNVVSQLMVDSKLPVSRSPNTGTGMAVSEVSAQLLNNFSHLLDLLDSPEDIPILAPLVQKEILYRLLMEEQGQRIRHIATKGTQGHQIAKAIDWLRVNYVKQLKVDGLAKETGMSISTFHQHFRATTAMSPLQYQKWLRLHEARRLMLVEQQDATTAALQVGYDSPSQFSREYKRQFGAPPLRDIKALHEMGQTEVLSGSA, from the coding sequence ATGAGCAAAAACTCAAGAAATGACATCAGTACCGCACGTTCGGCCTTGGCACAGCAAATTGTCCGCTTGACCGAAAAACAGAATCGGCTGGAATCAGATATTCCGGGATTGCTGCTGTTCAGATACGAGGCACCCACTGAACCTATTAGCGCCATGTATGAACCCAGCATCTGCCTTGTCGTCCAGGGGGCGAAACGAGTCAGGCTCGGGGAGGAAGAATATGTCTATGACGCCAACCAATACTTGATAACCTCTGTGGGGTTGCCCGTTGTTGCGAGCATCATTATGGCCAGTGAGGAAGAGCCATTGCTCGGCTTGGTCTTTAAGCTCGACCTGAACGTGGTGTCGCAACTCATGGTGGACAGCAAACTCCCTGTCTCACGCTCTCCCAATACGGGAACAGGCATGGCCGTCAGCGAAGTGTCCGCACAACTACTCAACAACTTCAGCCACTTGCTCGACCTGCTGGACTCCCCGGAAGACATACCGATTCTCGCGCCGCTGGTTCAGAAGGAAATCCTGTACCGCCTGCTCATGGAAGAACAAGGACAGCGCATCAGGCACATCGCCACCAAGGGAACCCAGGGACATCAAATCGCCAAAGCCATCGATTGGTTGCGAGTAAATTATGTCAAGCAACTCAAGGTCGATGGATTGGCAAAAGAAACTGGCATGAGCATATCCACCTTCCATCAACATTTCCGCGCGACGACGGCCATGAGTCCACTGCAATACCAGAAATGGCTCCGGCTTCACGAAGCCCGCCGCCTCATGTTGGTGGAACAACAGGACGCTACCACAGCCGCATTGCAGGTCGGATATGACAGCCCATCCCAGTTCAGCCGTGAATACAAGCGCCAGTTTGGTGCTCCCCCTCTTCGGGACATCAAAGCCCTGCACGAGATGGGGCAAACGGAAGTTTTGTCAGGATCGGCGTAG
- a CDS encoding flavodoxin has translation MNRKDYMIPAKYSRRQMLKLAGAATMLGALGPIALAAPSRAAASQGGRILVVYFSMPETDNPKNMTRDEDNSTVVINGKVLGNTQYVAQLIQEKTEADIFRIEPLKPYPTDHRTLVQLAKEEKKRKERPALAGQIENIDAYETVFIGYPNWWADLPMALYTFLETYDLSGKTVIPFNTHGGSGFSNTISTIAELQPNARVERNGFTVSRNVVARAEPDVEEWLVEIGYKS, from the coding sequence ATGAATCGAAAAGATTATATGATCCCTGCAAAATATTCCCGCAGGCAGATGCTGAAATTGGCTGGTGCCGCCACCATGCTGGGAGCTCTTGGCCCCATAGCCTTAGCTGCTCCATCGCGTGCGGCTGCGTCGCAAGGAGGAAGAATACTTGTTGTCTATTTTTCCATGCCTGAAACGGACAACCCCAAGAATATGACCCGTGACGAAGACAACAGTACAGTCGTCATCAACGGGAAAGTGCTGGGGAACACGCAATACGTCGCCCAGCTGATCCAGGAAAAGACCGAGGCCGACATCTTCCGCATTGAGCCGCTGAAGCCATACCCGACCGACCACCGGACATTGGTACAACTGGCTAAAGAAGAGAAGAAAAGAAAGGAGAGGCCCGCTTTAGCCGGTCAGATTGAGAACATAGATGCGTATGAAACGGTATTCATCGGATACCCCAATTGGTGGGCCGACTTGCCGATGGCTCTGTACACCTTCCTTGAAACCTATGATCTCTCCGGCAAAACCGTCATCCCATTCAACACGCACGGTGGGAGCGGTTTTTCGAACACCATCAGTACGATCGCCGAATTACAGCCCAATGCACGAGTCGAGAGAAACGGTTTCACCGTTTCCAGAAACGTCGTGGCTCGGGCGGAACCGGATGTCGAGGAATGGCTGGTTGAGATCGGTTACAAAAGCTAG
- a CDS encoding aldo/keto reductase yields the protein MHSKQFDHAQEGPATLNRRRFILAGAGVAAAALLPHVASAAQTQDKSRADSAAHSPSSLEKRKLGKLEVSTVGLGVQNMSRKYETTVPYRPEMIDVIRTAFDNGVTFFDAAEAYGPFEVERILGEGVAPFRDKIVIATKFGWNIDQETGKRLPGLNSRPEHIERVVEAMLKRLRTDRIDLLYQHRVDPEVPIEDVAGAVKKLMDKGKVLHWGLSEMGLKTLRRAHAELPVTAVQSEYSMLWRGPEKEVLPTCEELGIGFVPWSPLGVQFLTGWIGANTVFAPGDFRSTETRFSPENLPHNLALVELIKEWAERKSAAPGQIALAWLMAQQPWIVPIPGTTNKAHMLQNTGAAAVSFSPAELAELNASVASIKIVGKRLPDRVQAFSDVEAPPKK from the coding sequence ATGCATAGCAAACAGTTTGATCATGCTCAGGAAGGCCCTGCCACGTTGAACCGGCGTAGATTCATTCTCGCCGGAGCGGGAGTGGCCGCAGCCGCGTTGCTGCCGCATGTCGCCTCCGCAGCCCAGACTCAGGACAAAAGTAGGGCCGACAGTGCTGCTCATTCTCCTTCAAGTCTGGAGAAGCGCAAGCTCGGAAAGCTCGAAGTGTCGACCGTCGGCCTTGGCGTCCAGAACATGAGCCGCAAGTACGAGACCACCGTGCCGTACCGGCCTGAAATGATCGACGTCATCCGTACCGCTTTCGATAATGGCGTCACCTTTTTCGATGCGGCTGAAGCGTATGGCCCCTTTGAAGTGGAGCGCATTCTCGGCGAAGGCGTGGCTCCCTTCCGAGACAAGATCGTGATCGCGACCAAGTTCGGCTGGAATATCGACCAGGAAACAGGAAAGCGCCTTCCTGGGCTCAATAGTCGGCCTGAACATATCGAGCGGGTGGTCGAGGCGATGCTGAAACGCCTTCGGACCGATCGTATCGACCTCCTGTATCAACATCGGGTCGACCCTGAAGTCCCGATCGAAGACGTCGCAGGGGCGGTAAAGAAACTGATGGACAAGGGCAAGGTGCTGCACTGGGGACTCTCGGAGATGGGGCTCAAAACCTTGCGGCGCGCTCATGCGGAACTGCCTGTCACTGCCGTCCAGAGCGAATACTCCATGCTCTGGCGCGGACCGGAGAAGGAAGTGCTCCCGACGTGTGAGGAGCTGGGGATCGGTTTTGTGCCGTGGAGCCCCCTCGGCGTGCAGTTCCTGACGGGTTGGATCGGTGCGAACACCGTGTTCGCTCCCGGTGACTTCCGAAGCACGGAGACCCGGTTCTCGCCGGAGAATCTGCCGCATAATCTCGCGCTCGTGGAATTGATCAAGGAATGGGCCGAACGCAAGTCTGCTGCGCCCGGGCAAATCGCACTGGCTTGGCTCATGGCGCAGCAACCTTGGATCGTTCCCATTCCCGGCACGACGAATAAGGCGCACATGCTCCAGAACACTGGGGCAGCAGCCGTTAGCTTCTCTCCCGCCGAATTGGCCGAACTGAATGCGTCGGTTGCTTCGATCAAGATCGTGGGCAAGCGCCTCCCCGACAGAGTCCAGGCCTTCTCGGATGTAGAAGCTCCCCCGAAGAAATAA
- a CDS encoding (R)-mandelonitrile lyase, whose amino-acid sequence MRLSVLVFLVLMLFATSVSAQSDQAIVVTRLGSAPAVKASNDYFTGTAYVDSRFKADAPARMAGGTVVFEPGARTNWHTHPLGQTLFVTEGVGWVQHWGGSIQEIRVGDIVRIPPGVKHWHGACPTFGMTHIAITELLDGKSVEWMEKVSDQQYSQGNTPAEK is encoded by the coding sequence ATGAGATTGTCCGTACTTGTTTTCCTTGTGTTGATGCTGTTCGCCACCAGTGTGTCGGCCCAATCTGATCAGGCGATCGTGGTTACCAGGCTTGGTTCCGCGCCAGCTGTTAAAGCCAGCAATGACTATTTCACCGGCACCGCATACGTCGATTCCAGGTTCAAAGCTGATGCTCCCGCCCGCATGGCGGGAGGTACAGTTGTCTTCGAGCCCGGAGCCCGCACCAATTGGCATACTCATCCGCTTGGTCAGACGTTGTTCGTGACCGAGGGCGTTGGCTGGGTGCAACATTGGGGAGGTTCTATTCAGGAAATCCGTGTCGGTGACATCGTACGCATTCCTCCGGGAGTGAAACATTGGCATGGGGCGTGTCCGACCTTCGGTATGACGCATATCGCCATAACGGAGTTATTGGATGGGAAATCCGTTGAATGGATGGAAAAGGTGAGCGACCAGCAATACAGCCAGGGTAATACCCCGGCGGAAAAGTAG
- a CDS encoding carboxymuconolactone decarboxylase family protein → MKAKGMIAVVFMLVVCLMGTAAQAQEEAPAKKQTRAQELFGDIAPKMAQLTDDVLYGDVWARPELSKRDRSLVTVSALVAMNRPDQLRSHIRLALRNGVTKEEIVETIIHLAFYAGWPNSVTAIKVAKEVFNEK, encoded by the coding sequence ATGAAAGCGAAAGGAATGATTGCTGTTGTCTTCATGTTAGTCGTCTGTCTTATGGGAACCGCTGCCCAGGCTCAGGAAGAAGCTCCTGCCAAGAAGCAGACGCGCGCCCAGGAACTGTTCGGCGATATCGCTCCCAAAATGGCCCAGCTTACTGATGATGTGCTGTACGGCGATGTCTGGGCGCGGCCTGAATTGTCCAAGCGGGATCGGAGTCTGGTGACCGTCAGCGCCTTGGTGGCCATGAACCGGCCTGACCAACTTCGTTCGCATATCCGGCTCGCCTTGCGCAACGGCGTTACCAAAGAGGAGATCGTCGAGACCATCATCCATTTGGCATTCTATGCCGGTTGGCCCAATTCGGTGACCGCCATTAAGGTCGCCAAAGAAGTCTTCAACGAAAAATAA